Genomic DNA from Cloeon dipterum chromosome 3, ieCloDipt1.1, whole genome shotgun sequence:
TTTTCATGTCCCGGCCAATTGTCTAATATTATGTATAAATGTGTGTTCCTAAAATATTCGTTCGCATGTCAAAAGTTATTTTGCCATTAATTTGATTACGTAATAGCTAAGGTAATACCGTCatgttgatattaaaatgagttgtgtttaatttcaatacggagacttaaattaaaatctgtaaaTGGAAGTCCTTTAATTGGTTATTGCTCTTGGAAATTCCAATCATCTCTGAGACATTAATTAAAGCTTcccaaatttttcatctcataAAAAGACACTGCGAGCTCGttcataataaaatcatatttttgataatttgtgCCTTTAAAGCAGAGCTTCCACGCGCGCGTCCGTGCGAGCTTTTTAGTGAACTCTGTCGTAACTGGGCCATCACTGTTGTTACGGAACACTCCTCAATTGGGGACGTCGTCCTTTTTGTACCAATCGCTCCTTGTCTTTAAGTTTTAAACTCGCGTCACGGAGGAATAAAATATCAGAGCGCGCGATCGATACGCCCGTGTATGAGCTTTTGAAGCACACGACGAACAGGAGTAGCGCAATAAAAGCGCAGAACGTGTGTTCGCCGACATTATTGTCTTGCTGATGCAGTGGAAAAATGTGGcacacacaaaacacacgTGAAAATATTAGCCTTGGAGTGCTGACTGGCTGGGGTTGGATCAAATGATACACTGGAGGCCTGACACGAAATTCTTTGACAAGATATACACACGTTTGTTTATGAAGTTAACATATAACTTTTCTAAATTACcataaaaatgagcaaaatacTCTGGAGATAAAttcttattgaaatttattaattatgagCCTATGATTCACACTTAAAAGTGTTAAATGTAGACTAAAACACTAATACCCATGGAAGcatgaaatatattcaatCAGCTTTTCATAGTGGTTGTCCAAAACTTGGTCTTCTGTTAAGCCATATTGGAGAGTGCACACTCTGGAGTTGGTTTGCTTGATCTCCACCCACTGCCGTGGAAAGGAAATGAACATTCGTGCTAGAACTGCCGGCTGATTGGCATAATAGAGCAGCCCTCTCGCACGTCTTTTCCAATCCCAACTCCCTCTGTTGCAGTGCATTTTTATCAGACGGATTTTCCGATTTCTGCTCAATTTAAGCGAGTCAGCAAGCCTGTGATACAGGAAATCAAACccagattgaattttttacacatCACGTGGCCGGCACTACATCGCACATATACTCTCTTATTTGGAGTGAATTTGCATGAGAAACAGCGGTCGTGACTTCAGCTGTTGGAAAGGGAggcttttgttttaaattaaacaatttgtcgCCTTAAAGAGTCACATAAGAAACTTTATTTACATAGCTCCGATCGGGCAAAAAATCTGCATTCCAAGTCACGAGAGAGCTCCTCGTATTTCTGGCAGCTATTTTGTGAGCCATAATTTTTACGAGACTGTTCCAGCGGTGTTAAAAGAATTGGCTCGAAAATTGGATGTTTTATTCCCGTCGTAATATCGGCTATTTGAATTGCTCAATTCTCATCTTGCGGAGACTGTTGACTGGAATAATCAATGAACCATAAACTCTCGAACACGCCTTGAGAGCTATTATCTCCCCTGCATTGTTTGTGATACTCCGAACTCCTCTCCAGCAATtgatccattttatttttagcgttACAGGAACACTCCCACACAGACAAAACCCAAATTGAATTCTGCGGTGGTAGCCAAATTTAATCTCGATTCCAATTGCAGAAGCGGCGATGTCTCCGCCACGAGCTGTTTCCTCGGCGCGTCCCTCCCTTACTGCCGAGGCTTCCGCCCCCGTCCGGAAGCCGCTGCTCCGGAGGCAGCGTTCAGCCGACGACGACCGCCCGATCAACCAGCTGCTGCACTCGGCTCTGAAGGTGACCGCCAGTGCTTTGGGACCAGGCATCCTCGCCGACCAGCCGCCCCCGACGCCGCCCAAGCCGAAAGGTGGTCCACTACGCCCAGTGAGAGTAGCGTGGGCCGAGTTACGCGGAAGGGAGCCGCAGCAGAGCCCCAAAAGCCCCACCTGTCTGCCTGCCCTCGCCAGGGCCAATTTGGACATTTTCCTGGCCCACTCCGGTCTCGCCCAGTGCCTCGCAAACATCGACCTGGGCCGAGAGTCACCCAAGAGCGAGCCGATGAAGTCCAGTCCGAGAGAAGCACCGATCAAGGCCGCCCTGACTCCCATCCCAAGGACTCCGACCCTGGCGGTAGCCAGCTCGAGGAGAGTCAACTTCAAAAGCTCAAGCAGGAATGTGAATAGGAGCTTCAACGAGTCGCCTGAGCCGCAAAAACTGGCGTTGCCCGTGGAACCAAAAAGTGGAAGGATTTTGTCTGCACCTGCCCACAGGTggagaaaatgtttattttgtttttattttaattgttttatttcaaacaggaCCGCACCCATTCTGACACCACCGAGACCTATGCTGAGATCTCTCCCCCGACGTAGTCCTCTCAATTCCTCATTTGAAAGTGAAACTTCAACTGACACCAGGGTCAAATCTGCAAATTCACGGAGGCGGCTTAAATCTGCAGGTTTGGCAAagcttcaaaattgtaataaatttctgaACAGAGCAATATCTATGTTCGATCCGATTGATTTGACtgggcaatttaaaaaaataaaacaaaatattgcacGTACTCTACAAATGCAACTGTTTCGTACCCTTAGGCCTCATTAGCCACATTCCTCCTATATGTAAAAATGTCATGCCGCACTTTAAGCTGTAggatattttgtgttttaccAAAgatattgtttaaatatttaagaaagcgaaaaaGTTGTAAATCAACACGCTCTATTCGCAATTTCATTGACTCAAATTTTGCACAatacagattaaaaaatgattaattttaaaatgactgaaagattaaggaaattttaaatgagaataaatttgaaattacaattaaacAACTCATTTGGAAAGATAATTGCCAAAAcaatgattaataattattttcaaaaatatttcaacaagcGCGGGAATGGACTGAATACAAAATAAGACGAAATTTTTCTGGCATCCTGACTGGAGCTGACtatttatattattgaaaCAGTAACTAGTACTGTGCGTACTGGTCAGGGTACTAGCAAGAAGGAATACTCTATAGTTTCAGTCCATTGATCCATTCCCACTCGTGCTGgaaatgcttttgaaattttagaattttattattcctctAAATTTATTGTGTTACTTCTTAAAATGCATTCCCATCTAAGTAATactaaattcatatttatttttacgaactTGACcgggaaatgaaattttttttatcaaattttaactattgtTTTACCTTGTTCCGTTTTATTTGTCCATAATATGCTTCTAGTTTTGGTTGTATGCAGCCAGTTGGTCACTAATgtcacgcaggttgcatagccgCATCACATCACTCATCCTTTATAGGTCGCAGCGGCGGGCGGCGCAGCACTCGCAAAGGCGATGACACGTCCGACGACGACGCGTGCGAGGAGTCCCCAGGGGCGTCGGTGCCCCCGAGACCAGCCACACTGGGAGTGAACACCGGCCCTAAAGTCAGCAGACGCGGTCTCCACGTGGGCGCCGAGATCGTGACGATGGTGTCGCTCATTAGCCCGGCCAACAGCAGCGACTCTGACAGCGAGACGGCGCCCGGCGTCCACCAGGTAGTGCCGGTGCCCAGCGCTCCGCAGGTCACCCCCGCGTGGCAGGATGAAAAGGCGGTTGCGGCTGACGGGGACAAGGCTAGGAACCCTCCGCTGGCCATCGTGTGCGCTCgcaaaatcaacaaatcaGGTCAGCGCAACGATGAGGCGAATGATCGCATGTTTAATCAAATATGAAACGGCTCGGAGCGTGCATTTAATTAAGTAAACGCGGCATGCATATTTTAGCACCTGGCGAATGGCACGCGATCAAGCAAGTGAGAAAAATTGGAGCGACGGTGTGTCATTCCGCGAGACACGTAAACAAACGAGTTGACTTTAGATTGGAGCAAGAGGTGGGAGAAAACTTTTATCGATTTACTTACCGATAAATTGTAGGCTCAAATTTATTGACCCTTATAAACATTCTATCCATTATTCTTTAGCATGAAATACCAATTATTTTGGGTCCTAAATGATTAACAGATTAGTGGCTAtgtaaatacatttaattgtttaataatttcacaAGCCGTTGCCGGAGAAGACAATTTTAAGTTCTTTCCACCTCCGTAAGCTCCGGaatgctaaaaattgaatttttctctgctgAGCATTTTTTCCCGGGGTGGGCCTGCTCGGTTGAGCATATTAAGCAAACAACGGATTTGCCCTGCTTTTTATGGCATATGCCAAACTCgctctgaataaataaaaagcagctgcCCCGTCACGCGCTCCATCATCAGCGTGAGCGTCGGCGAAAAttcattgcaaaaactgaactTGCTAAAGTTACACATGCATGCCTAAAAAGCAGTAGgggtgatttttatttttacggaCCGCCATTTCAGCTAGCGCATTTGAACCAACAACCAACAACCTTTTCGAAAGAACCTCTGATTTGGTCGTTTTTATGGTAAACTTTGGCCGACGCTTCTTTTGCGTGCTTATTTCTATTTCTGGCgggattaaaaaaagaaagaaataatccCCGTGAATGGCGAACAAATATCTTTTATGCTTCTCTTTGCACCGCTAAAAAACAGCCGTTCCCGATGTTCATGCTAATCAGCAGTCAAGAGAAAAAGTAGAgatgaaaatcaatattatagAGCAATTTATGACTGCAGACAgagaaatataaaagttttgtAATAGCATAACTTAGCTCACCGAgaccctgctttttcttgCTGTTCGACTGCCGCAATAATTACTCTCGCTTCCGAATTTCAGCAAGGGCCTTTGACCCACCtcccattttttcttttcatgacaAAGCAAAGCTTTTGAACTCGATTTTTTCCCTCCTATGATAGCGACCGTGGCACAAAAACTGAAGTTCTCTGCCTCTAGTCTCGTTCCAGTCGCGAAGCAGTTTACCTGAACTCCTAAGGCGAGCGTCGATTCAGCTGACGATGCCGGCAAAAACTGGAAAGGAGCAAGAGGACGATGCCGCCCGCGTAAATGAGTGCGCGGAAGCTGAAGTGGATGAAAAGACGCCGATCGCCGCAGAAAACAAGGAAGCCGCGAAAGTGGAGAAATTGCCGCagccgccagcagcagcagccggaaTAATGAAAACTCCAGCATCAAAGCGAAAATTAGCTCGGGCGAAACCTCTCTCACGgcaaaattccaaaaagtaATTGGTGAGTTTTTTCTGGTTACCTCTCTAACCTTTGGCTTCTGTAGCGATATAGAGAACAGAACTCCAAAACAGAATTCTGGCGATAGCGCCGCGACTAGTGTGGAAAGGGTCATCATAAAAGAGCCGGACAAACAGAGCCAAGTCAATACAATGCCAAATCCACCGGCTCCAATGTCAATCTTGAAACCCCCTAGAGCGCCGCTGGCCAGCGCTGAGGAAATGGATCTTTCCACAATCGAAGGCAACCCGAAATTTGAGAGTCCCAAGGAGCAAGAGTGCTGGCACTTATATCGCAAAATGTGCGAAAAAGGACTCACAGTTTCTTTCGATACCGTCCTCAGGTAAATATTCTTGAGGGCTTGGGATATGGTGAGGAAATGAGATTTTTGTGCTTGTTTGCTTACCAGGGGAATGCTCACGCCGACAGAATACAGGCTCAGGAAAGGTGCGCTCCTTTCGTCTTGTTAACTTGTAAGTTTATGTTTGCACTTTGAGGGTAGCgagattatatattttggttggtgaaaaaatgaaattccctGTTTGGCCATTATTCCACGTTTATTTCAGCAATCTGGAatgcttaaataaaatacaggaTATTCCGAGCAAACAgtgatttttactgttttccTTTGATTCTTACACACTTTGCAAATTTGTTACCATACCAAGATATTGTTAATCTTCCGTGATTGATCCAAGAAAGCTCTTACGAAGGTATGCCACTTGACTTTGAGATAATCACGAACAACACTGTTCTgtagaaaatatcaaaatttattggcaGATAGATCTTCTAGCGCATATAAgtacaaaagttaaaaaatagtgTTGATATCAATGATCGATGGTTGCTGATGTGTGAAATTCAGAGTCCCTCATTTGTCATGAAGTTTCCATTGTCACAACAGGTACAACAGACATTTCATTACACTCTTGGGCTGGTGACTGGCGAATTTagttgtcgtcgtcgtcatcgtcgtcgtcgtcatcatcatcgtcatcatcgtcgtcgtcatcatcgtcgtcgtcgtcgtcatcatcgtcgtcgtcgtcgtcgtcatcgtcatcatcgtcgtcatcgtcgtcatcatcgtcatcatcgtcgtcatcatcgtcgtcatcatcatcatcagcatcTCTCTTGTCACGGTCATCGtcatcatcgtcgtcgtcatcatcgtcatctgaaaattgcataattttttcttactaATATGTACGCACAGCGCTGCCTATTGTAATGTTTACGAACACGCAGAATTGAATAGGAATTCTAAGTGTGGGGAGAAATTGGATTAGTGCACTTGACAGATTTCAATTTGCCCACGCTATGACACCAAAACTCAGTACacaatgcaaaaataagaaaaatctaCTAACAGCATCGAAATATTTGTTATCACTTAAAACACTGGTTGTACGTTGGGAATATATTAAACTAATATCGATAGGCTCgcctatattttaattgaaattcagatCATACcatcatcatcgtcatcatcatcatcatcatcgtcgtcgtcgtcgtcatcatcatcgtcgtcgtcatcatcatcgtcgtcatcatcatcatcgtcgtcatcgtcgtcatcatcatcatcatcatcaccatcatcctgataaaaaaatcttatatgAGTTAATttgcactttaaaattttttaattcctcttcTAGAATTGTTGAAATTAGAATATTGCTGACAAAATATGCTTGAGATGTtacaaacttttaattgattaataataatatttgttgattttgttgtGATCCTTTCAAACAGCTACAATTTGCTTAAGATTTCCGCACGAcgcagagaaaataatttattggtaCTTTTCATCTTATCGCAGtctgtttaaatttccatGCCCTCTCCCAATTTAAATACAGAAAGGACTCACATCAtcgtcgtcatcgtcgtcatcatcaACTACAACATTTTTCCTGGACTTTTCATTGGTAACCTTGGCCTTTGCTTGCGTGCACTCAATAACGGTTGAGCCTACCAAGAGGCAGACGAGGAGAAGAGCTAATGTCTCTATGCACTTAGCCATCTGAAAATGAATAATGCAGCCATTATAATTCTaacagaggaaaatttatgaatgttCAGAGATTAACACACAAAAAACAGCGTCTCCTTTTCGTAGAtgctacaaaaataaattataccaTCGAGGACTTTCTGAGGTCATTTTGGTATAAAAGC
This window encodes:
- the LOC135938270 gene encoding uncharacterized protein DKFZp434B061, encoding MSPPRAVSSARPSLTAEASAPVRKPLLRRQRSADDDRPINQLLHSALKVTASALGPGILADQPPPTPPKPKGGPLRPVRVAWAELRGREPQQSPKSPTCLPALARANLDIFLAHSGLAQCLANIDLGRESPKSEPMKSSPREAPIKAALTPIPRTPTLAVASSRRVNFKSSSRNVNRSFNESPEPQKLALPVEPKSGRILSAPAHRTAPILTPPRPMLRSLPRRSPLNSSFESETSTDTRVKSANSRRRLKSAGRSGGRRSTRKGDDTSDDDACEESPGASVPPRPATLGVNTGPKVSRRGLHVGAEIVTMVSLISPANSSDSDSETAPGVHQVVPVPSAPQVTPAWQDEKAVAADGDKARNPPLAIVCARKINKSVSFQSRSSLPELLRRASIQLTMPAKTGKEQEDDAARVNECAEAEVDEKTPIAAENKEAAKVEKLPQPPAAAAGIMKTPASKRKLARAKPLSRQNSKNDIENRTPKQNSGDSAATSVERVIIKEPDKQSQVNTMPNPPAPMSILKPPRAPLASAEEMDLSTIEGNPKFESPKEQECWHLYRKMCEKGLTVSFDTVLRGMLTPTEYRLRKGALLSSC
- the LOC135938274 gene encoding prostatic spermine-binding protein-like isoform X1, translating into MMAKCIETLALLLVCLLVGSTVIECTQAKAKVTNEKSRKNVVVDDDDDDDDDDDGDDDDDDDDDDDDDDDDDDDDDDDDDDDDDDDDDDDDDDDDDDDDDDDDDDDDDRDKRDADDDDDDDDDDDDDDDDDDDDDDDDDDDDDDDDDDDDDDDDDDDDDDDDDDDDDDDDDN
- the LOC135938274 gene encoding prostatic spermine-binding protein-like isoform X3; translated protein: MMAKCIETLALLLVCLLVGSTVIECTQAKAKVTNEKSRKNVVVDDDDDDDDDDDDDDDDDDDDDDDDDDDDDDDDDDDDDDDDDDDDDDDDRDKRDADDDDDDDDDDDDDDDDDDDDDDDDDDDDDDDDDDDDDDDDDDDDDDDDDDDDDDDDDN
- the LOC135938274 gene encoding prostatic spermine-binding protein-like isoform X2; this translates as MAKCIETLALLLVCLLVGSTVIECTQAKAKVTNEKSRKNVVVDDDDDDDDDDDGDDDDDDDDDDDDDDDDDDDDDDDDDDDDDDDDDDDDDDDDDDDDDDDDDDDDDRDKRDADDDDDDDDDDDDDDDDDDDDDDDDDDDDDDDDDDDDDDDDDDDDDDDDDDDDDDDDDN